A window of the Gorilla gorilla gorilla isolate KB3781 chromosome 8, NHGRI_mGorGor1-v2.1_pri, whole genome shotgun sequence genome harbors these coding sequences:
- the PRLHR gene encoding prolactin-releasing peptide receptor, with the protein MASSPTRGPRVSDLFSGLPPAVTTPANQSAEASAGNGSVAGADAPAVTPFQSLQLVHQLKGLIVLLYSVVVVVGLVGNCLLVLVIARVRRLHNVTNFLIGNLALSDVLMCTACVPLTLAYAFEPRGWVFGGGLCHLVFFLQPVTVYVSVFTLTTIAVDRYVVLVHPLRRRISLRLSAYAVLAIWALSAVLALPAAVHTYHVELKPHDVRLCEEFWGSQERQRQLYAWGLLLVTYLLPLLVILLSYVRVSVKLRNRVVPGCVTQSQADWDRARRRRTFCLLVVVVVVFAVCWLPLHVFNLLRDLDPHAIDPYAFGLVQLLCHWLAMSSACYNPFIYAWLHDSFREELRKLLVAWPRKIAPHGQNMTVSVVI; encoded by the coding sequence ATGGCCTCATCGCCCACTCGGGGCCCCAGGGTTTCTGACTTATTTTCTGGGCTGCCGCCGGCGGTCACAACTCCCGCCAACCAGAGCGCAGAGGCCTCGGCGGGCAACGGGTCGGTGGCTGGCGCGGACGCTCCAGCCGTCACGCCCTTCCAGAGCCTGCAGCTGGTGCATCAGCTGAAGGGGCTGATCGTGCTGCTCTACAGCGTCGTGGTGGTCGTGGGGCTGGTGGGCAACTGCCTGCTGGTGCTGGTGATCGCGCGGGTGCGCCGGCTGCACAACGTGACGAACTTCCTCATCGGCAACCTGGCCTTGTCCGACGTGCTCATGTGCACCGCCTGCGTGCCGCTCACGCTGGCCTATGCCTTCGAGCCACGCGGCTGGGTGTTCGGCGGCGGCCTGTGCCACCTGGTCTTCTTCCTGCAGCCGGTCACCGTCTATGTGTCGGTGTTCACGCTCACCACCATCGCAGTGGACCGCTACGTCGTGCTGGTGCACCCGCTGCGGCGGCGCATCTCGCTGCGCCTCAGCGCCTACGCTGTGCTGGCCATCTGGGCGCTGTCCGCGGTGCTGGCGCTGCCCGCCGCCGTGCACACCTATCACGTGGAGCTCAAGCCGCACGACGTGCGCCTCTGCGAGGAGTTCTGGGGTTCCCAGGAGCGCCAGCGCCAGCTCTACGCCTGGGGGCTGCTGCTGGTCACCTACCTGCTCCCTCTGCTGGTCATCCTCCTGTCTTACGTCCGGGTGTCAGTGAAGCTCCGCAACCGCGTGGTGCCGGGCTGCGTGACCCAGAGCCAGGCCGACTGGGACCGCGCTCGGCGCCGGCGCACCTTCTgcttgctggtggtggtggtggtggtgttcgCCGTCTGCTGGCTGCCGCTGCACGTCTTCAACCTGCTGCGGGACCTCGACCCGCACGCCATCGACCCTTACGCCTTTGGGCTGGTGCAGCTGCTCTGCCACTGGCTCGCCATGAGTTCGGCCTGCTACAACCCCTTCATCTACGCCTGGCTGCACGACAGCTTCCGCGAGGAGCTGCGCAAACTGTTGGTCGCTTGGCCCCGCAAGATAGCCCCCCATGGCCAGAATATGACCGTCAGCGTGGTCATCTGA